The DNA sequence CAATGAACGGTATCTTAAGTATTGTGATGCTAGTCTTTACAATAGGAGATTTGTTGTTATGAGTGAAGAAAAAGGGATTTATACGGTTGGCATAACTGGAGCTAGCGGGGCACAATATGGTGTCAGGTTAACACAGGAGCTTCTATCACAAAAGTATAAAGTACACCTTGTCATTACCGAGGCAGGCTGGCAAGTATTTAGAGAAGAGCTACAATTAGACACTTCAGATCGCCAAAGCGTGTTGAATCAATTGTTTCCACAATCTAATGACTTACTTCATTATCATGATCTTCACGACTATGCTGCTCCGATTGCTAGTGGTTCCTACCAAAACAAAGGGATGTTTATTATTCCTTGTTCCATGGGGACATTATCTGGCATAGCCCATGGTGCGTCTGGAAATCTATTAGAACGAACGGCGGATGTCATGCTAAAGGAGAGACGACCGTTACTTATTGTTCCAAGAGAAACACCACTTCATCAGATTCACTTAGAGAACATGTTGAAAATAACTAAAGTAGGCGGATTGATTGTACCAGCTATGCCTGGTTATTATCATTTACCTAAAACGCTTGATGATATTATTAATTTTGTAGTAGGAAAAGTATTAGATAGTGCTCATATCAAACATCAGTTATTTACCCGCTGGGGGGAGTAAACATGACACTAGTTATTGGCGAAATTTCTTACACTAACATATTACCTATATTTTATTATGTTGACCGACAAAAATTATCACAGTTAGGTTGTACTTTTATTCCTAAGATTCCTGCAAAGTTAAATCAAGACATGGCTGAAGGGCGGATTGATGTTGGAGGTATTTCATCCTTCGCTTATGGAGAAAACGCGGATGCCTATACGGTGCTGCCTAATCTATCAGTCTCATCGTTTGACAGCGTAGGTTCAATTTTTTTGTTTTCAAAATATCCAATTGAACAACTAGATGGCAAACGAATAGCTCTGACGTCTAGTTCTGCAACATCCTCAAATTTATTAAAAATAATTTTGGGTACCTTTATGAATCATCAAATAGCATACGATGTGATGGAGCCGAATTTTCAGAAGATGATGGCTACCTATGATGCGGCCTTATTGATTGGAGACGACGCGATTGTTACCTCGTGGAACGAGGGGAATCACTATTATCGCTATGATTTAGGAGAATTATGGTACAAATACACAGCATTGCCGATGACATTCGCGGTATTTGCAGTTCGAAATCAGGTTATCGTAGAGAAAGAAGAAATGGTTGCTGAATTATACGACCAACTTGTAACAAGTAAGGATGAAAGTATCGAGCAAATGTTTAAACCAATGATTGCTGATATTCAAAAACTATTGGGTGGGCCGACTTCATATTGGACTAGCTACTTTAACGGGTTAAGTTATGACCTTGGACAAAAACAAATTGAAGGCCTTCTCTATTATTTCAAACTAGCTTATGAAAAGCAGTTAATTACAACTAAAGTTGAACAAGTAACAGTATGGAGTGCTTATGACCGTCACCATACTATAAGTTAAGGTGGATACCATGAATTTATCTGAAATTTATTTGCAATTGCAAAATGAT is a window from the Bacillus alkalicellulosilyticus genome containing:
- a CDS encoding UbiX family flavin prenyltransferase: MSEEKGIYTVGITGASGAQYGVRLTQELLSQKYKVHLVITEAGWQVFREELQLDTSDRQSVLNQLFPQSNDLLHYHDLHDYAAPIASGSYQNKGMFIIPCSMGTLSGIAHGASGNLLERTADVMLKERRPLLIVPRETPLHQIHLENMLKITKVGGLIVPAMPGYYHLPKTLDDIINFVVGKVLDSAHIKHQLFTRWGE
- a CDS encoding menaquinone biosynthesis protein; translation: MTLVIGEISYTNILPIFYYVDRQKLSQLGCTFIPKIPAKLNQDMAEGRIDVGGISSFAYGENADAYTVLPNLSVSSFDSVGSIFLFSKYPIEQLDGKRIALTSSSATSSNLLKIILGTFMNHQIAYDVMEPNFQKMMATYDAALLIGDDAIVTSWNEGNHYYRYDLGELWYKYTALPMTFAVFAVRNQVIVEKEEMVAELYDQLVTSKDESIEQMFKPMIADIQKLLGGPTSYWTSYFNGLSYDLGQKQIEGLLYYFKLAYEKQLITTKVEQVTVWSAYDRHHTIS